Sequence from the Rutidosis leptorrhynchoides isolate AG116_Rl617_1_P2 chromosome 3, CSIRO_AGI_Rlap_v1, whole genome shotgun sequence genome:
TATCAAGTTATTTAATCTAGAACTAAACCCAACCTTGTTTGAGTACAAGAATTTAGATCGAAATTTGCAACTGATAACGAGTTAATTTCGAGCTGGATTAACCTGAATTTTTATTGAGTTATGAGCTATATATATGTACTATTAAGTGATTCAACTCTTATCAACTTTCTAAGCTTGATATCGAAGTTCATTCAAGTCGAAATTTATCAAACTCGATGTTTGAGCTTGAACAGAGTTTACTTGACATCAAAGATTGTGATTATATCTAAACCTAGAAAAATACATTATATCAGACAGTAAACATAAAACCAATTAAGAGGGAGAAAAGGAAAACATTACATATCCATTGAATTTCTCCACAGCTTTATCAGCTTCTTCAACTGTGCTCATTGTCACAAACCCAAACCCTCTACTCTGTTCTGTATCCCTATTGTATATCAcctacaaacacacacacacacacacacacacacacacacacacacacataaaatcCACTACTTTAACACCCACATTGTTCAGCATACAACAATCTTGAAAACTAAATTATAAAAATCacattttttataaataaaaagatAACAATTTCGTGTATTGTTAGGCGGAGGTCGTGTTAGGTGGAGGTCGAATTTTGTATTCGTGTTTGTATCCGTGTTATGTAACTCCTAGCATCTTGctagttatattattaataaaattattgcctttcgaaaagaaaaaaaagataACAATTTCTGGAAAAAAAAAATCTTCAAAACTAAAGAAAAAAATCAATCTTTTAATTTTGAAAATCATGAAAACTAACAAAAGACCATATGATATTAAGAAAGCTTTTTACACAATTACTCCTAAATATATACAAAATCCTTGCAATACCTCAGCAATGTCAACAGTTCCAGCAGTATTGAAAAGCTGAGCCAAATTCTCACTATCAAAATCATAAGGCAAATTACCCACAAAGATCTTTGCATCTTCAGGTGGTTCTGAATATGATTCCTCTTCTCCTTCTTCTCCTTCTTCGACTTCTACATCTTTATCTTCATCATTAATTACATCTTCTTCCTCTACTGCTTCACTTTCTTGTGTCACTTGCTGTGACCAATCTGAAGTTTGTGTAACAAATTGCGCTAATTTGGGAGATAAAATCTTGTTTTTGTGGGAGACCCATGATGAGAATTTGGATAAAGTTAATGTCTTTGATGGTTTAAGGGGTAAAGGGAGATATGAGGTTGACCCAATTGTGGTGGGTATGGTACTGCAACTGCAATTAGGATTTAGCAGCTGAACTGGGAGAATTGTTGTAGTGGAAGTCATTAGATGAAAAGAGGAGAGGAAATGCAAAAGATAAGGGTCAGTTAATACAAAGATGCGAATAACCAAAGAAGCGAAGGCCTAAAGATTATTAGAGGAAGACACTAgggattttattttttttttctttgccgGTGATATTTTGCAAGTCTATAATCCCGTTTGGCTCTCAAGGAATCGAATGGAATTTTTCAGCGGAATTGTTATTGAATTTGAAATTGAATTTAGACATGAAGTGTGTCCGAATTTAATTTCAATTTCGCCGGAATCTCCTAACagctgtcaaaaaaaaaaaaatccgtcGAAATCTCATTGAATTCCGTGAGTTAAATCATGGAATTGCTAATGACCACTCCCATGACTAatattctttcttttttttttaagtTGGTCATATTATTAAACCACAAAAGAATACCATGAGCGTGCACCCAAAATACAATTAGTTGCATGTTACATGGTACATGGAAAGGAATGAGATCATaaaaacgtcaaaaaaaaaaaaaacacctacTACAAGTCTACAATTTATACCACCAAACTAGCAGGGCTAGATCTCCAACTTCCAAATCGCCCGGTTTCGGTTGCTTAACCAAAAATGAGATAGTACATTAGTACTTGAAGATTTGAAACCAAATCTTCATTCATAATCGCACTCCTTTTGTCTTCCGGGCTATGAGCGATCTTGTTTCTCCACTTCCAAATCAACCATTAGGGATCGATCCATTGAACTCCCGTGACTAATATGACAGTCGTGTAATTTGTGACTAAAGGAATAGTTACGATACACAGTCTAAACTTGAAGAAAAATCTAAGGAACGTCGAAGAAAAATCTAAGGAACACCAACCATCAAAAGAAAATGTGATGATCAAGAAATAAAATCAACTGGCTTGAAAAATACCAAATTAAGTGTCCAATCAGAACATTCATCATCAACGGATCATGTAGATGTATTCAGTGGCGGAGCTAGAATTTTAAGTTAAGGGAGGCTCGACTTATTTATAAAGaattacaataacaataacaatatatattatatgcaATAATAAAATAACATAATCTTCCTTTCTAATCATTAATTTTCTTACATTTCCCTAATGTTTTCTTTCATttccttatgttttctttagttccATTTGTTTCCTTTCCTTTCCTTTTGTTTCCTTTTATTTCCATTTGTTTCTTTTCACTTCCTTTCTTTTAATTTTATGTCATTGTGTTTTTCCTTTCATTTCCTTCATAAAAAAGATTTGCAAATGCCAtccatttttatttaattttccattatatttaataaatttttgTTCATAATTTTAGTAGTatgtattaaataataaataataaaaatatatatatttgaactTTGACGTAAATTATtaaaaaaaacaattaaaaaaCCCTTTAAAGAAAGTCAGAAATGACATCAGATTTTATGTCGTATATTGAGTAGTAAGATCTTATAATACAGCAGTCGAATCTCTAAACggaattttatttaaatatattgtGGACTTGGGCTGATAAAATATAGAACAACTAGAATCGAAATACAAAAAAAATGTAAGATTACTCATTGACTATTGGACCGAATGATTAAGATAATTTTCTCTAGTTAAGATACTAAATATTTGTTTCGAATGAGCAAGTTGGGGGTGGTTGAGCACCCCGAAGCCACCCTATTGTCTTCGCCATTGGATGTATTTACGAATCTGCCAAATTGTTTAAAGCTTCACATTCTTTCGTTTCTTGACACCAAATCGGATGTTCGAACATCCGCATTATCCAAAACATGGAAAACTTTATGGACTTAAATCCCTGTTCTCAATTTCAACTCTGGTGGATTTAAACACAGAGTATTAGATAAGTTTGTCAACCGAACTGTGTCATCTTATCGTGATCCGGTCTGAAACTTGATCGATTAACCTTTAACCGCGGTGGAGTATCAAGTGGCAAGATTTTGGAAAGTGTTTTTAACTATGCGTTATCACACGGTGTCAAGGAACTAGATACATGGATCCACGTCAGCAGAAAAGGGACTTGGCCGATTTGCTTAAACAGATCGTCACACtcgttaacaagtttgaaactaaaAGGTCATAATGATGTTAGTTGCCCGATTTTGGAACCAAAATCCGGGCCGTATAATAACTTGGCTATGTTAGATCTTAAGAAGGTGATTATTAGTGATTTACAATCGTTTTCGAAATTCCCGGCGTTGGAGAAATTAAAATTAGAGGATTGTAGTATTGCTACCGAGGGTAACGCTTTGAACATACACGCTTCGAAACTTTTAGAGTTAATCATTAAATGCTATGAACAGATTGATGTTTTAGAGCTCGTAACGCCGAACCTTAAATTCTTGAAATTTCGAGCGTTAACATTTCCAAAATTGGAAAAACCTCAAGATCTTCCTGTTCTTCAAAAAGTGTTGATCGACTACAAAAAAGTTCATCTCGATAAGGAGAAGAAAACATTTGAAGATTTGCTGTCTCTATTTTCGGGCGTTTCTACTGCCAAATCGCTCAGGATTTTTCCAAATGTTGTTGATTTTCTTTCGTTTTTTGAAGATGAGCTGGTGGAGGAATGTTCGCCTTTTTGGGGGTTGAAGTTTTTGGAGGTGGATTACTCAGAAATATGGTCAAAGTCCAAGGGATATTATACCTACTGAAGTTGCAAATTATTTTCTTAAGAATTGCCCTGATGCAAATTTTAGTCGCATGTATCATAAACGTGAGTGTGGCAAATGCAAAGATGTGTGTAAATGTGTTGAAGTGGTTGTAGGTCGTTGATTTTATGAAAGATTATTATAGTACTAGGTATCTTGATTGTAAATTCTTTCATATTAAGTGTGATTAAATGACATAATTTGTTTAATTTGTTCTTGTTGTGAAATTCGTTGTTTGTGAAATCTGTGTCTTATAGACTGTCAAAAGATATTAAAAGTGAGTCCTTTTCTGATAAATGGTTAGATTACAATCAATGAAATCTGATCCTTTAAAAGCCAGCTAGCTCTAAATTGTTGTTGGATTT
This genomic interval carries:
- the LOC139896274 gene encoding 28 kDa ribonucleoprotein, chloroplastic-like; the encoded protein is MTSTTTILPVQLLNPNCSCSTIPTTIGSTSYLPLPLKPSKTLTLSKFSSWVSHKNKILSPKLAQFVTQTSDWSQQVTQESEAVEEEDVINDEDKDVEVEEGEEGEEESYSEPPEDAKIFVGNLPYDFDSENLAQLFNTAGTVDIAEVIYNRDTEQSRGFGFVTMSTVEEADKAVEKFNGYDASGRLLTVNKAAPRGSQPERRVVGTSSFKIYVGNLAWQVDNGRLEQVFNEHGKVVDARVIYDRETGRSRGFGFVTMASEAEMNDAIAALDGQSLDGRAIRVNVAEERPKRSFF